A region of Chiloscyllium plagiosum isolate BGI_BamShark_2017 chromosome 37, ASM401019v2, whole genome shotgun sequence DNA encodes the following proteins:
- the LOC122541611 gene encoding major histocompatibility complex class I-related gene protein-like isoform X1: MVRFSVLVSLCGVVYAGSHSLRYFYTAMTPISGLPEFLAVGYVDDIPIDYYDSDLRKVIPRQRWMAECQGPEYWEQQTQILRSSEHIGLTNIQTALNHTNQSGGIHTVQIMHGCELQDDGKSNGFHQEGWDGQDYISFDKEHMVWVTPVSWGLITKNKWDQDKARNLQRKAYLERTCIEWLKTYLKQGKRELKPIAPQMFLTVDTASATDSAQLSCLVTGFYPRDIEVVLLKNDRPIGETYSTGILPNHNGTYQFRRWAVINLEDRATYSCQYEHSSEGLETRQLVEAFQLSPRSLQGTNDHLNIGIVAAVLVLIGIVVGMVVWRRRGKTAGQDLPLTGGKKKSIYNLANSTDSGESPTISFSLA; this comes from the exons ATGGTCCGTTTCTCAGTGCtggtctctctgtgtggagtGGTCTATGCAG GCTCTCATTCCCTCCGGTATTTCTACACTGCAATGACCCCAATTTCTGGTTTGCCAGAGTTTCTGGCTGTTGGTTATGTCGATGATATCCCAATTGATTACTACGACAGTGATCTTCGCAAAGTGATCCCTCGGCAACGATGGATGGCAGAGTGTCAGGGCCCTGAGTATTGGGAACAGCAGACTCAGATCCTGAGGAGCTCTGAGCACATCGGGCTGACCAATATTCAGACAGCCTTAAACCACACCAACCAGAGTGGAG GGATCCACACGGTCCAGATAATGCACGGTTGTGAGCTCCAAGATGACGGGAAAAGCAATGGATTTCACCAGGAAGGCTGGGATGGCCAGGACTACATCAGCTTTGACAAGGAGCACATGGTGTGGGTTACCCCAGTATCCTGGGGATTGATCACCAAGAACAAGTGGGACCAGGATAAAGCCAGGAATCTACAGAGGAAGGCTTACCTGGAGAGAACCTGCATTGAGTGGCTGAAAACATACTTGAAGCAgggaaagagagagctaaaaccca ttgctcctcagatgttccTTACTGTGGATACCGCATCAGCAACTGATTCAGCCCAACTGTCCTGTCTCGTGACGGGATTTTACCCTCGCGACATTGAAGTCGTTCTTCTAAAAAATGACAGACCAATCGGGGAGACATACTCTACTGGCATTCTGCCCAACCACAATGGCACTTACCAATTCAGGAGATGGGCAGTAATCAACTTGGAGGACAGAGCCACCTATTCCTGTCAGTATGAACACAGCAGTGAAGGGTTGGAGACCCGACAGTTGG TTGAGGCATTCCAACTGTCTCCAAGATCTCTACAGGGAACAAATGACCATTTGAATATTGGAATTGTTGCTGCTGTCCTCGTTCTGATTGGTATCGTCGTTGGTATGGTTGTCTGGAGGAGGAGAGGGAAGACAGCAGGACAGGATCTGCCACTGACAG GAGGAAAGAAGAAATCCATTTATAATCTGGCAAATT CTACTGATTCAGGAGAATCACCCACTATCTCGTTCTCCTTGGCCTGA
- the LOC122541611 gene encoding H-2 class I histocompatibility antigen, Q9 alpha chain-like isoform X3: MVRFSVLVSLCGVVYAGSHSLRYFYTAMTPISGLPEFLAVGYVDDIPIDYYDSDLRKVIPRQRWMAECQGPEYWEQQTQILRSSEHIGLTNIQTALNHTNQSGGIHTVQIMHGCELQDDGKSNGFHQEGWDGQDYISFDKEHMVWVTPVSWGLITKNKWDQDKARNLQRKAYLERTCIEWLKTYLKQGKRELKPIAPQMFLTVDTASATDSAQLSCLVTGFYPRDIEVVLLKNDRPIGETYSTGILPNHNGTYQFRRWAVINLEDRATYSCQYEHSSEGLETRQLGGKKKSIYNLANSTDSGESPTISFSLA, from the exons ATGGTCCGTTTCTCAGTGCtggtctctctgtgtggagtGGTCTATGCAG GCTCTCATTCCCTCCGGTATTTCTACACTGCAATGACCCCAATTTCTGGTTTGCCAGAGTTTCTGGCTGTTGGTTATGTCGATGATATCCCAATTGATTACTACGACAGTGATCTTCGCAAAGTGATCCCTCGGCAACGATGGATGGCAGAGTGTCAGGGCCCTGAGTATTGGGAACAGCAGACTCAGATCCTGAGGAGCTCTGAGCACATCGGGCTGACCAATATTCAGACAGCCTTAAACCACACCAACCAGAGTGGAG GGATCCACACGGTCCAGATAATGCACGGTTGTGAGCTCCAAGATGACGGGAAAAGCAATGGATTTCACCAGGAAGGCTGGGATGGCCAGGACTACATCAGCTTTGACAAGGAGCACATGGTGTGGGTTACCCCAGTATCCTGGGGATTGATCACCAAGAACAAGTGGGACCAGGATAAAGCCAGGAATCTACAGAGGAAGGCTTACCTGGAGAGAACCTGCATTGAGTGGCTGAAAACATACTTGAAGCAgggaaagagagagctaaaaccca ttgctcctcagatgttccTTACTGTGGATACCGCATCAGCAACTGATTCAGCCCAACTGTCCTGTCTCGTGACGGGATTTTACCCTCGCGACATTGAAGTCGTTCTTCTAAAAAATGACAGACCAATCGGGGAGACATACTCTACTGGCATTCTGCCCAACCACAATGGCACTTACCAATTCAGGAGATGGGCAGTAATCAACTTGGAGGACAGAGCCACCTATTCCTGTCAGTATGAACACAGCAGTGAAGGGTTGGAGACCCGACAGTTGG GAGGAAAGAAGAAATCCATTTATAATCTGGCAAATT CTACTGATTCAGGAGAATCACCCACTATCTCGTTCTCCTTGGCCTGA
- the LOC122541611 gene encoding major histocompatibility complex class I-related gene protein-like isoform X2 yields MTPISGLPEFLAVGYVDDIPIDYYDSDLRKVIPRQRWMAECQGPEYWEQQTQILRSSEHIGLTNIQTALNHTNQSGGIHTVQIMHGCELQDDGKSNGFHQEGWDGQDYISFDKEHMVWVTPVSWGLITKNKWDQDKARNLQRKAYLERTCIEWLKTYLKQGKRELKPIAPQMFLTVDTASATDSAQLSCLVTGFYPRDIEVVLLKNDRPIGETYSTGILPNHNGTYQFRRWAVINLEDRATYSCQYEHSSEGLETRQLVEAFQLSPRSLQGTNDHLNIGIVAAVLVLIGIVVGMVVWRRRGKTAGQDLPLTGGKKKSIYNLANSTDSGESPTISFSLA; encoded by the exons ATGACCCCAATTTCTGGTTTGCCAGAGTTTCTGGCTGTTGGTTATGTCGATGATATCCCAATTGATTACTACGACAGTGATCTTCGCAAAGTGATCCCTCGGCAACGATGGATGGCAGAGTGTCAGGGCCCTGAGTATTGGGAACAGCAGACTCAGATCCTGAGGAGCTCTGAGCACATCGGGCTGACCAATATTCAGACAGCCTTAAACCACACCAACCAGAGTGGAG GGATCCACACGGTCCAGATAATGCACGGTTGTGAGCTCCAAGATGACGGGAAAAGCAATGGATTTCACCAGGAAGGCTGGGATGGCCAGGACTACATCAGCTTTGACAAGGAGCACATGGTGTGGGTTACCCCAGTATCCTGGGGATTGATCACCAAGAACAAGTGGGACCAGGATAAAGCCAGGAATCTACAGAGGAAGGCTTACCTGGAGAGAACCTGCATTGAGTGGCTGAAAACATACTTGAAGCAgggaaagagagagctaaaaccca ttgctcctcagatgttccTTACTGTGGATACCGCATCAGCAACTGATTCAGCCCAACTGTCCTGTCTCGTGACGGGATTTTACCCTCGCGACATTGAAGTCGTTCTTCTAAAAAATGACAGACCAATCGGGGAGACATACTCTACTGGCATTCTGCCCAACCACAATGGCACTTACCAATTCAGGAGATGGGCAGTAATCAACTTGGAGGACAGAGCCACCTATTCCTGTCAGTATGAACACAGCAGTGAAGGGTTGGAGACCCGACAGTTGG TTGAGGCATTCCAACTGTCTCCAAGATCTCTACAGGGAACAAATGACCATTTGAATATTGGAATTGTTGCTGCTGTCCTCGTTCTGATTGGTATCGTCGTTGGTATGGTTGTCTGGAGGAGGAGAGGGAAGACAGCAGGACAGGATCTGCCACTGACAG GAGGAAAGAAGAAATCCATTTATAATCTGGCAAATT CTACTGATTCAGGAGAATCACCCACTATCTCGTTCTCCTTGGCCTGA